One stretch of Kiritimatiellaceae bacterium DNA includes these proteins:
- a CDS encoding sulfatase-like hydrolase/transferase, with protein MNVKSRRELIGSIMAGFGSLFLTAEGNAAESKRPNIIYIFTDQQSATMMSCAGNQWLKTPAMDYIAQNGIRFERAYTANPVCVPARISMMTGRFPTAFVAPSGSALENDDSLRISKIDEKVKKTFLGNQLKKAGYDLAYGGKVHLPDLMTPERTGFEMLTASATEELSQACVDYIKRAHDKPYCLIASFINPHDICFFAIKDVRYATRDQVVVKEKKAGPGVPKKLKDAITIPEGVTDDEFFGKYCPPLPPNYAPQQDEPEAIKGMVKDEKFRLLARQNYTDRDWRLHRWAYHRLTEVADRQIQPILDALKASGQEDNTLIIFSSDHGDHDASHRLEHKSSLYEESARIPFLVMYKGVVPAGQVDTTHLISNGLDLLPTILDYAGIENAQTDDRGRSLRNLIEGKASVEWRKSLGVESQIGRMVVSGPYKYIRYDKGAVQEQLMDLQKDPYETKQFADDPAHAEALKAMRKEFKAWFPQADTK; from the coding sequence ATGAATGTAAAATCGCGGCGCGAGTTGATTGGCAGCATCATGGCGGGGTTTGGATCTTTATTTCTGACGGCGGAAGGTAACGCGGCGGAAAGTAAACGCCCCAATATCATTTATATTTTTACGGATCAGCAAAGCGCCACGATGATGAGCTGCGCCGGAAACCAATGGCTCAAAACTCCGGCCATGGATTACATCGCTCAGAACGGAATCCGTTTCGAACGCGCCTACACAGCCAATCCGGTCTGCGTTCCCGCCCGAATCAGTATGATGACCGGACGGTTTCCTACAGCCTTTGTCGCGCCGTCTGGGTCGGCGCTGGAAAATGACGACAGCCTTCGTATCTCAAAGATAGATGAGAAAGTGAAAAAGACATTTCTCGGAAACCAGTTAAAGAAGGCCGGGTATGATCTGGCGTACGGAGGGAAAGTCCATCTGCCGGATCTTATGACCCCTGAACGAACGGGCTTTGAAATGCTGACCGCCAGTGCGACGGAAGAGCTTTCCCAAGCTTGTGTTGACTATATCAAGCGCGCCCACGACAAACCATACTGTCTGATTGCTTCGTTCATAAATCCCCACGACATCTGTTTTTTTGCAATTAAAGACGTCCGCTATGCAACGCGTGATCAAGTTGTGGTTAAGGAAAAAAAGGCCGGGCCGGGCGTACCGAAGAAGCTCAAAGATGCGATAACAATTCCGGAAGGTGTCACTGACGACGAGTTCTTCGGCAAATACTGCCCGCCGCTTCCGCCCAACTATGCACCTCAGCAGGACGAGCCGGAAGCAATCAAGGGGATGGTTAAAGACGAAAAGTTCAGACTTCTTGCCCGGCAGAATTATACGGATCGGGACTGGCGCTTGCACCGCTGGGCCTACCACCGTCTTACAGAGGTGGCAGACCGGCAGATCCAGCCGATTCTGGATGCACTGAAGGCTAGCGGTCAGGAAGACAACACCCTGATTATTTTCTCCAGCGACCACGGCGATCACGATGCGTCTCACCGTTTGGAGCATAAGAGCTCTCTTTATGAAGAGTCGGCGCGCATTCCCTTTCTGGTCATGTATAAGGGCGTTGTACCGGCCGGACAGGTTGACACCACGCATCTGATATCCAACGGACTTGATCTCCTGCCGACCATTCTGGATTACGCCGGAATCGAAAACGCCCAGACGGATGATCGGGGCCGGAGCCTGCGGAATCTTATTGAAGGCAAGGCTTCGGTTGAGTGGCGGAAAAGTCTCGGTGTAGAAAGTCAGATCGGGCGAATGGTGGTCAGCGGGCCTTACAAGTATATCCGCTACGACAAGGGCGCTGTTCAGGAGCAGCTGATGGATTTGCAGAAAGATCCCTACGAGACAAAGCAGTTCGCGGACGATCCCGCCCACGCCGAAGCACTAAAAGCCATGAGGAAAGAGTTTAAGGCGTGGTTTCCTCAAGCTGACACCAAGTAA